The Desulfovibrio aminophilus genome window below encodes:
- the cobA gene encoding uroporphyrinogen-III C-methyltransferase, which yields MSKVYLIGAGPGDLGLFTLKGKQVLETADVVIYDYLAHPDLLKFCREDAEVLYVGKKGGDHTLPQDQINALIIAKAREGKSVARLKGGDPYVFGRGGEEAEELVEAGVEFEVVPGVTSGVAAAAYAGIPVTHRDHTTSVCFITGHEDPTKEESGHNWEVYGRSSSTLVFYMGVKNLPMIAGNLMNNGRAPETPVALVRWGTRCDQQSFVSTLKDVAAEAERRKFKAPSIIIVGGVCGLHDKLAWFEKKPLLGKGVVVTRSREQASDLSALLREDGACVLEFPTIAVTPAADDEAVEKAVVALPSYDWAVFTSVNGVKCFWDHLAEFGLDARVFAGVEVGAIGPATAAALAERGIRADFVPEKFVAEQVVAGLLEKGAAGKRVLIPRAREAREVLPEDLRKAGCHVDVLPVYETRPAQSDASELRAALDEGRIHYVTFASSSTVDNFFALMPAEEMRKHSSVRFACIGPVTARTLEKYGFAPSVQPGDYTIPALVAALLEDARR from the coding sequence ATGTCCAAGGTCTATCTCATCGGCGCGGGCCCGGGCGATCTCGGCCTGTTCACCCTCAAGGGCAAGCAGGTCCTGGAGACGGCCGACGTGGTCATTTACGACTACCTGGCCCACCCGGACCTCCTGAAGTTCTGCCGCGAGGACGCGGAAGTGCTCTACGTGGGCAAGAAGGGCGGGGACCACACCCTGCCCCAGGACCAGATCAACGCCCTGATCATCGCCAAGGCCCGCGAGGGCAAGAGCGTGGCCCGGCTCAAGGGCGGCGACCCCTACGTCTTCGGGCGCGGCGGCGAGGAAGCCGAGGAGCTGGTGGAGGCGGGCGTCGAGTTCGAGGTGGTCCCGGGCGTCACGTCCGGGGTGGCGGCCGCGGCCTACGCCGGAATCCCGGTGACCCACCGCGACCACACCACGAGCGTCTGCTTCATCACCGGACACGAGGACCCCACCAAGGAGGAGTCCGGCCACAACTGGGAAGTCTACGGCCGCAGCAGCTCCACCCTGGTCTTCTACATGGGCGTGAAGAACCTGCCCATGATCGCGGGCAACCTGATGAACAACGGCCGCGCGCCGGAGACCCCGGTGGCGTTGGTCCGCTGGGGCACGCGCTGCGACCAGCAGTCCTTCGTCTCCACGCTCAAGGACGTGGCCGCCGAGGCCGAGCGCCGGAAGTTCAAGGCCCCGAGCATCATCATCGTGGGCGGGGTCTGCGGCCTGCACGACAAGCTGGCCTGGTTCGAAAAGAAGCCGCTCCTGGGCAAGGGCGTGGTGGTCACGCGTTCGCGCGAGCAGGCCAGCGACCTCTCGGCCCTGCTGCGCGAGGACGGGGCCTGCGTCCTGGAGTTCCCGACCATCGCCGTGACCCCGGCGGCCGACGACGAGGCCGTGGAGAAGGCCGTGGTGGCCCTGCCGTCCTACGACTGGGCCGTGTTCACCTCGGTGAACGGGGTGAAGTGCTTCTGGGACCACCTGGCCGAGTTCGGCCTGGACGCGCGCGTCTTCGCGGGCGTGGAGGTGGGGGCCATCGGCCCGGCCACGGCGGCCGCCCTGGCCGAACGCGGCATCCGCGCGGACTTCGTGCCCGAGAAGTTCGTGGCCGAACAGGTGGTGGCCGGACTGCTGGAGAAAGGCGCGGCGGGCAAGCGCGTCCTCATCCCCCGGGCCCGCGAGGCCCGCGAGGTGCTGCCCGAGGATCTGCGCAAGGCGGGCTGCCACGTGGACGTGCTGCCGGTCTACGAGACCCGGCCCGCCCAGTCCGACGCCTCGGAACTGCGCGCGGCCCTGGACGAGGGGCGCATCCACTACGTGACCTTCGCCAGCTCCTCCACGGTGGACAACTTCTTCGCCCTGATGCCCGCCGAGGAGATGAGGAAGCATTCCTCGGTGCGCTTCGCCTGCATCGGCCCGGTGACGGCTCGGACGCTGGAGAAATACGGCTTCGCGCCCAGCGTGCAGCCCGGCGACTACACCATCCCCGCGCTGGTGGCGGCCCTCTTGGAGGACGCCCGCCGGTAG
- a CDS encoding acetylserotonin O-methyltransferase, with the protein MSRPEIGGEKDIQEIAKAFQESRVLLSAFELGVFSVLGLEGLGSEEAAERLGADPRGLDRLLNALAALGFVRKDGGLFRNTEAAETFLNAKSPRYLSGLAHTSNVYKSWASLTEAVRRGGRVTERSSADPADTRSFIEAMHRRAKDDAGALAELLDLSGVRRVLDLGGGSGAYSMAFCRAEPGLTAVVLDLPHVTPLTRRYVAAEGFSERISTQDGDYHTADFGRGYDLVFLSAIAHINSGTENRALVARASRALNPGGRVAVQDFIMDDDRTSPLHGALFALNMIVNTERGDTYTESEVRGWMEAAGLTDVLRLDGRDKASLVVGRLAGR; encoded by the coding sequence ATGTCCAGGCCCGAGATCGGCGGCGAGAAGGATATCCAGGAGATCGCCAAGGCCTTCCAGGAGAGCCGCGTGCTGCTCTCGGCCTTCGAGCTGGGCGTGTTCTCGGTTCTGGGCCTGGAGGGCCTGGGTTCCGAGGAGGCGGCCGAGCGCCTGGGCGCGGACCCGCGCGGCCTGGACCGCCTGCTGAACGCCCTGGCCGCCCTGGGCTTCGTGCGCAAGGACGGCGGGCTGTTCCGCAACACCGAGGCCGCCGAGACCTTTCTCAACGCCAAAAGCCCGCGCTATCTCTCCGGCCTGGCCCATACCTCCAACGTCTACAAGAGCTGGGCCTCGCTCACCGAGGCCGTGCGCCGGGGCGGCCGCGTCACCGAGCGGTCCTCCGCCGATCCGGCCGACACCCGCTCCTTCATCGAGGCCATGCACCGCCGGGCCAAGGACGACGCCGGGGCCCTGGCCGAACTCCTGGACCTCTCCGGGGTGCGTCGCGTCCTGGACCTGGGCGGCGGCTCCGGGGCCTACAGCATGGCCTTCTGCCGGGCCGAGCCCGGGCTCACGGCCGTGGTCCTGGACCTGCCCCACGTGACCCCGCTCACGCGGCGCTACGTGGCCGCCGAGGGCTTCTCCGAGCGCATCTCCACCCAGGACGGCGACTACCACACGGCGGACTTCGGCCGGGGCTACGACCTGGTCTTCCTCTCGGCCATCGCGCACATCAACTCCGGGACCGAGAACCGGGCCCTGGTGGCCCGCGCGTCCCGGGCCCTGAACCCCGGCGGCCGGGTGGCGGTGCAGGACTTCATCATGGATGACGACCGCACCTCGCCGCTGCACGGGGCCCTGTTCGCCCTGAACATGATCGTGAACACCGAGCGCGGGGACACCTACACGGAGTCCGAGGTGCGGGGCTGGATGGAGGCCGCCGGGCTCACGGACGTGCTGCGCCTGGACGGCCGGGACAAGGCCTCCCTGGTGGTGGGACGGCTGGCGGGCCGCTAG
- a CDS encoding transglycosylase SLT domain-containing protein yields the protein MSLFPRIALALLAALLAFHSTARADEARDPRMEHARAQSLLDVWTGDLPEMLENHRVRALVISDRANFFIDSTGQPRGFMYELGEIYRKKLNAGRRKRELRVDMTYVPVLLDDAIPALLAGHGDVVAHTLTVTPEREKLVAFTAPLLTDVREVLVTRKGAPRLTRMEDFGGREVHAVRGSSHVEHLRALNLLFSRHDVPPVKIVEAEHTLGSANLLEMLSAGIIDNVVCDDHQAELWARVLPGLVVNDAFPLAAGGKAAWAVRKTNPLLLASLNAAIADMVRDRKGLESRFAAYHKNTRWLSNPFVGREGRAFMKHFQAYARTYGFDWLQALAQAFQESRLDNTAVSPSGAVGIMQLLPSTGRGLGFDDIRPAENNIHAGIKYMNLLRGQFDDEAMTPENRFHFALAAYNAGPNRVKRLREMAAEDGLDPNVWFGSVEREALRVVGLETVNYVRNINNYFIAYRLSAEIIKRRDETMRGKGRAKPTAGGSIRS from the coding sequence ATGTCTCTGTTTCCGCGAATCGCCCTCGCCCTGCTGGCGGCGCTCCTGGCTTTCCACTCGACCGCCCGGGCCGACGAGGCCCGCGACCCGCGCATGGAGCACGCCCGGGCCCAGAGCCTCCTGGACGTCTGGACCGGCGACCTGCCGGAGATGTTGGAAAACCATCGCGTGCGCGCCCTGGTCATCAGCGACCGGGCCAACTTCTTCATCGACTCCACGGGCCAGCCCCGGGGCTTCATGTACGAGCTGGGGGAAATCTACCGCAAGAAGCTCAACGCCGGGCGCCGGAAGCGCGAGCTGCGGGTGGACATGACCTACGTGCCCGTGCTCCTGGACGACGCCATTCCGGCCCTGCTGGCCGGGCACGGCGACGTCGTCGCCCACACCCTGACCGTGACCCCGGAGCGGGAGAAGCTGGTGGCCTTCACCGCGCCCCTGCTCACCGACGTGCGCGAGGTCCTGGTCACGCGCAAGGGCGCGCCGCGCCTGACGCGCATGGAGGACTTCGGCGGCCGCGAGGTCCATGCGGTGCGCGGCTCGAGCCACGTGGAGCACCTCCGGGCCCTGAACCTCCTGTTCTCGCGCCACGACGTCCCGCCCGTGAAGATCGTGGAGGCCGAGCACACCCTGGGCTCGGCCAACCTCCTGGAGATGCTCTCCGCCGGGATCATCGACAACGTGGTCTGCGACGACCACCAGGCCGAGCTCTGGGCCCGGGTCCTGCCCGGGCTGGTGGTCAACGACGCCTTTCCCCTGGCCGCCGGGGGCAAGGCGGCCTGGGCCGTGCGCAAGACCAATCCCCTGCTCCTGGCCAGCCTGAACGCGGCCATCGCGGACATGGTCCGCGACCGGAAGGGCCTCGAATCCCGCTTCGCGGCCTACCACAAGAACACGCGCTGGCTGTCCAACCCCTTCGTGGGCCGCGAGGGCCGCGCCTTCATGAAGCACTTCCAGGCCTACGCCCGAACCTACGGCTTCGACTGGCTCCAGGCCCTGGCCCAGGCATTCCAGGAGTCGCGGCTGGACAACACGGCGGTCAGCCCCTCGGGCGCGGTGGGGATCATGCAGCTTTTGCCCTCCACGGGCCGGGGCCTGGGCTTCGACGACATCCGCCCGGCGGAGAACAACATCCACGCGGGCATCAAGTACATGAACCTGCTGCGCGGCCAGTTCGACGACGAGGCCATGACCCCGGAGAACCGCTTCCACTTCGCCCTGGCGGCTTACAACGCCGGGCCGAACCGGGTGAAGCGGCTGCGCGAGATGGCCGCCGAGGACGGGCTGGACCCCAACGTCTGGTTCGGGAGCGTGGAGCGCGAGGCCCTGCGCGTGGTGGGGTTGGAAACCGTGAACTACGTGCGCAACATCAACAACTACTTCATCGCCTACCGGCTCTCGGCCGAGATCATCAAGCGCCGGGACGAGACCATGCGCGGCAAGGGCCGCGCGAAGCCCACGGCCGGGGGCTCGATCCGCTCCTAG
- the purN gene encoding phosphoribosylglycinamide formyltransferase produces MPLSLAVLVSGGGSNLQSLIDRIEQGVLDAEIKLVVSNKPEAYGLVRASEHGIPTRVVAHADHPSREAFDTEVLRAIEAHQAEAVILAGFMRILTPGFVQSFPRRLLNIHPALLPSFPGAHGQRDAADYGVRISGCTVHFVDEIMDHGPVIIQAAVPAEPGEGGDALAARILRLEHRIFPQAVQWLAEGRLGMEDRHVRLAPAKRPLADLSDLGPCLVNPPLEQGF; encoded by the coding sequence ATGCCCCTGTCCCTCGCCGTGCTCGTCTCCGGAGGCGGCTCCAACCTGCAGTCCCTCATCGACCGCATCGAGCAGGGCGTCCTGGACGCCGAGATCAAGCTGGTGGTCTCCAACAAGCCCGAGGCCTACGGCCTGGTCCGGGCGAGCGAGCACGGCATCCCCACCAGGGTCGTGGCCCACGCCGACCACCCCAGCCGCGAGGCCTTCGACACCGAGGTGCTCCGGGCCATCGAGGCGCACCAGGCCGAAGCCGTGATCCTGGCCGGGTTCATGCGCATCCTCACCCCGGGCTTCGTCCAGTCCTTTCCCCGGCGGCTGCTGAACATCCACCCGGCGCTCCTGCCGAGCTTTCCCGGGGCCCACGGCCAGCGCGACGCCGCGGACTACGGCGTGCGCATCTCCGGCTGCACCGTGCACTTCGTGGACGAGATCATGGACCACGGCCCGGTGATCATCCAGGCCGCCGTGCCCGCCGAGCCGGGCGAGGGCGGCGACGCCCTGGCCGCGCGCATCCTCCGGCTGGAGCACCGCATCTTCCCCCAGGCCGTGCAGTGGCTGGCCGAGGGCCGCCTGGGCATGGAGGACCGCCACGTGCGGCTCGCCCCGGCCAAGCGGCCCCTGGCGGACCTCTCGGACCTGGGCCCCTGCCTCGTGAATCCGCCCCTGGAACAGGGCTTCTAG
- a CDS encoding MFS transporter: MSEERPRPLAGLLAWAFYDWANSAFSTLIETFVFAAYFARSVAENETLGTAQWGEMLAVSGLVIGLGGPLLGAVADHRGRRKPWIGGFTLLAVVCTALLWFIKPGPAYVPAALVLVGLATVGMECGVIFANAMLPSICPPERLGRWSGWGWAVGYVGGLLCLVVGLYGLVTANPWLPLPRGEAEHVRATALLTALWFGLFSLPLFLLARDEPDTGMPLGRAVLAGLTQIRDSLRQARRYRDIGRFLVARMLYNDGLTTMFAFGGIYAAGTFGMGPEEILLYGIGLNVTAGLGAAAFAVLDDRLGPRKVIVWSLWGLMIPGTLMLVVTSKALFWVFGLVLGLFVGPAQASSRTWLARMAPEEVRNQMFGLFALSGKITAFIGPLLVGWLTLASGSQRVGLGAVILLFAAGLLLLRSVPPAAPGADFAKTVRPG, encoded by the coding sequence GTGAGCGAGGAGCGCCCCCGCCCGCTGGCCGGGCTCCTGGCCTGGGCCTTCTACGACTGGGCCAACAGCGCCTTCTCCACGCTCATCGAGACCTTCGTCTTCGCCGCCTACTTCGCCCGCTCCGTGGCCGAGAACGAGACCCTGGGCACGGCCCAGTGGGGCGAGATGCTGGCCGTGTCCGGGCTGGTCATCGGCCTGGGCGGGCCGCTCTTGGGCGCGGTGGCCGACCATCGGGGCCGCCGCAAGCCCTGGATCGGCGGCTTCACGCTCCTGGCCGTGGTCTGCACGGCCCTGCTCTGGTTCATCAAGCCCGGCCCGGCCTATGTCCCGGCCGCGCTCGTGCTGGTGGGCCTGGCCACGGTGGGCATGGAGTGCGGGGTGATCTTCGCCAACGCCATGCTGCCTTCCATCTGCCCGCCCGAGCGCCTGGGCCGCTGGTCCGGCTGGGGCTGGGCCGTGGGCTACGTGGGCGGCCTGCTCTGCCTGGTCGTCGGGCTCTACGGCCTGGTCACGGCCAACCCCTGGCTGCCCCTGCCGCGCGGGGAGGCCGAGCACGTCCGGGCCACGGCCCTGCTCACCGCGCTCTGGTTCGGCCTGTTCTCCCTGCCGCTCTTCCTCCTGGCCCGCGACGAGCCGGACACCGGCATGCCCCTGGGACGCGCCGTGCTGGCCGGGCTGACGCAGATCCGCGACTCCCTGCGCCAGGCCCGGCGCTACCGCGACATCGGCCGCTTCCTCGTGGCGCGCATGCTCTACAACGACGGACTGACGACCATGTTCGCCTTCGGCGGGATCTACGCCGCCGGGACCTTCGGCATGGGTCCGGAGGAGATCCTGCTCTACGGCATCGGCCTGAACGTCACGGCCGGGCTCGGCGCGGCGGCCTTCGCCGTGCTGGACGACCGGCTGGGGCCCAGGAAGGTCATCGTCTGGTCCCTCTGGGGCCTGATGATTCCCGGCACGCTCATGCTCGTGGTCACGTCCAAGGCCCTGTTCTGGGTCTTCGGCCTGGTGCTCGGCCTGTTCGTGGGCCCGGCCCAGGCCAGCAGCCGCACCTGGCTGGCGCGCATGGCCCCGGAGGAGGTCCGCAACCAGATGTTCGGGCTCTTCGCGCTCTCGGGCAAGATCACGGCCTTCATCGGCCCGCTCCTGGTGGGCTGGCTGACCTTGGCCTCGGGCTCCCAGCGCGTGGGCCTGGGCGCGGTGATCCTGCTCTTCGCCGCCGGGCTCCTGCTCCTGCGCTCGGTGCCCCCGGCCGCGCCCGGCGCGGACTTTGCCAAGACCGTCCGGCCCGGGTAA
- the amrA gene encoding AmmeMemoRadiSam system protein A — MTEAFHFSLSDQEKAYLKDLVRLSIASRLTPGHGPAEPPEPPTDKLRERLGAFVTLELGGRLRGCIGHIQGSGPLFRTVWDMAQAAAFQDQRFQPLTAGEFARLEVEISILSPITACPDPEQVEVGRHGLLVRRGGRSGLLLPQVPVEWGWDRWKFLGQTCLKAGLPAEAWKAEGTDIFWFEAEVF, encoded by the coding sequence ATGACCGAAGCCTTCCACTTCAGCCTTTCGGACCAGGAGAAGGCCTACCTCAAGGATCTGGTGCGCCTGTCCATCGCCTCCCGGCTGACCCCGGGCCACGGCCCGGCCGAGCCGCCCGAGCCGCCCACGGACAAGTTGCGCGAGCGCCTGGGGGCCTTCGTGACCCTGGAGCTGGGCGGACGGCTGCGCGGCTGCATCGGCCACATCCAGGGCTCGGGGCCGCTGTTCCGCACCGTCTGGGACATGGCCCAGGCCGCGGCCTTCCAGGACCAGCGCTTCCAGCCGCTGACCGCCGGGGAGTTCGCCCGGCTGGAGGTGGAGATATCCATCCTGTCGCCCATCACGGCCTGCCCGGACCCGGAGCAGGTGGAAGTGGGCCGCCACGGCCTGCTCGTGCGCCGGGGCGGCCGGTCCGGGCTGCTCCTGCCCCAGGTGCCGGTGGAGTGGGGCTGGGACCGATGGAAGTTCCTGGGCCAGACCTGCCTCAAGGCCGGGCTTCCGGCCGAGGCCTGGAAGGCCGAGGGAACCGACATCTTCTGGTTCGAGGCGGAAGTGTTCTGA
- a CDS encoding PilZ domain-containing protein, producing the protein MTTTGGRRTERRRKPRLPSDGRLRCDLLLAGGRHRFAVDDLSRAGMKVRSEDASLYGRVDVGQAVTVLAVGNGLNALEEERFGEIVWTGLVGGRFLAGIRFVDILAEMDLLLPYLSEQ; encoded by the coding sequence ATGACCACGACGGGGGGACGGCGGACGGAACGCCGTCGCAAGCCGCGCCTGCCTTCGGACGGCCGCCTGCGCTGCGACCTGCTCCTGGCGGGCGGACGCCACCGCTTCGCCGTGGACGACCTCTCCCGCGCGGGCATGAAGGTCCGCTCCGAGGACGCCTCGCTCTACGGCCGCGTGGACGTGGGCCAGGCCGTGACCGTGCTGGCCGTGGGCAACGGGCTGAACGCCCTGGAGGAGGAGCGCTTCGGCGAGATCGTCTGGACCGGGCTGGTGGGCGGCCGCTTCCTGGCCGGAATCCGCTTCGTGGATATCCTGGCCGAGATGGACCTCCTCCTGCCCTACCTCTCCGAGCAGTAG
- a CDS encoding cysteine-rich small domain-containing protein, translating to MQNSHKFFRNEACAYFPCHETDDPENFNCLFCYCPLYCLGPDCGGDFRLTPAGVKDCTPCMLPHRPENYERIVEKLRLVCRKRAG from the coding sequence GCCACAAGTTCTTCCGCAACGAGGCCTGCGCCTACTTCCCCTGCCATGAAACCGACGATCCCGAAAACTTCAACTGCCTGTTCTGCTACTGCCCGCTCTACTGCCTGGGCCCGGACTGCGGCGGCGACTTCCGGCTCACCCCGGCGGGCGTGAAGGACTGCACGCCCTGCATGCTGCCGCACCGGCCCGAAAACTACGAGCGCATCGTGGAAAAGCTCCGGCTGGTCTGCCGGAAGCGCGCGGGCTAG